A stretch of Candidatus Eremiobacteraceae bacterium DNA encodes these proteins:
- the larB gene encoding nickel pincer cofactor biosynthesis protein LarB, producing the protein MLDVNTLRSILDAVRSGSMSVDEALSYCGKRAPDEPELTYATLDHLRPERTGFPEVVYCPGKTDEQVASIVDRLARRTGIVMATRATRAQFEAVKSIVGDAAFESDARIISVERKQIRRVGLVAVVSAGTADHPVAAEAAVALDLMGNTVARIEDVGVAGLHRVLGHVGALRSANCVVVVAGMEGALPSVVAGLTDRPIVAVPTSVGYGASFGGLAALLAMLNSCASGVTVANIDGGFVGACAASRINHLAAARPEPCPRT; encoded by the coding sequence GTGCTCGACGTCAACACCCTGCGAAGCATCCTCGACGCTGTCCGATCAGGTTCGATGTCCGTCGACGAAGCGCTCTCCTACTGCGGAAAGCGCGCGCCGGATGAACCCGAGTTGACATATGCGACCCTCGATCATCTCCGACCGGAGCGCACCGGCTTCCCGGAGGTCGTCTATTGCCCGGGAAAGACGGATGAACAAGTCGCGTCGATCGTCGACCGGCTCGCGCGCCGGACCGGCATCGTCATGGCGACCCGCGCGACTCGCGCGCAATTCGAGGCAGTCAAGAGCATCGTCGGCGATGCGGCGTTCGAGTCCGACGCGCGTATCATCTCGGTCGAACGAAAGCAGATCCGGCGCGTAGGTCTCGTCGCGGTGGTGTCCGCCGGCACGGCCGATCATCCGGTGGCCGCCGAGGCCGCCGTCGCGCTCGATCTCATGGGAAACACGGTCGCGCGGATCGAGGACGTCGGTGTCGCCGGCCTCCATCGAGTGCTCGGTCACGTCGGCGCCCTGCGGAGCGCGAACTGCGTCGTCGTCGTCGCCGGCATGGAGGGGGCGCTGCCGTCGGTCGTCGCCGGTCTCACCGATCGACCGATCGTCGCGGTGCCGACGAGCGTCGGGTACGGAGCTTCATTCGGCGGACTCGCGGCGCTCCTCGCGATGCTCAACTCGTGCGCGAGCGGTGTGACCGTGGCGAACATCGACGGGGGATTCGTCGGCGCGTGCGCGGCATCGCGGATCAATCATCTCGCGGCGGCGCGGCCGGAGCCGTGCCCTCGCACATGA
- the larC gene encoding nickel pincer cofactor biosynthesis protein LarC: MRIARFDCFSGASGNMILGALVDAGLSLDALERDLRKLPVEGWWIEARRVDKRGLSALYLDVRVPGEDHDRGHRDHHDHGHRTLADVLSILRRAGFPAAVEKAASAIYHRLADAEAKVHGVAVEEIAFHEVGQIDAIVDIAGAALGLYLMGIERVYCSSMPCGRGFIDASHGRMPSPAPATLELLRGAPTYDVDVDGELVTPTGAAILSTIASFEPRPPMVVDGIGYGAGRSEFPFPNVLRVLVGETVQSHAGVDGGSGSDVTVLETNIDDMSPQLYEHAIERIFAAGALDAWTHPVQMKKGRPGTQLCVIAPPERADAVSSAMLAETTTIGVRRWNVARDTLAREEHVVTTALGPVRVKLVRAPSGPRARPEFDDCLAIAQKNGTTLAEIMRRVEADVDEWLASRSP; this comes from the coding sequence ATGAGGATAGCGCGCTTCGACTGTTTTTCCGGCGCCAGCGGCAACATGATACTTGGGGCGCTCGTCGATGCCGGCCTCAGCCTCGACGCGCTTGAGCGCGACCTGCGTAAGCTTCCGGTCGAAGGATGGTGGATCGAAGCGCGCCGCGTCGATAAGCGTGGCTTGTCGGCGCTCTACCTTGACGTCCGCGTCCCCGGCGAGGACCACGATCGAGGCCATCGCGATCATCACGACCACGGCCATCGCACGCTTGCCGATGTCTTGTCGATCTTGCGCCGCGCCGGGTTTCCCGCAGCGGTCGAGAAGGCTGCGAGCGCGATCTACCATCGATTGGCCGATGCTGAGGCGAAAGTCCATGGGGTCGCGGTCGAAGAGATCGCGTTCCACGAAGTCGGTCAGATCGATGCGATCGTCGACATCGCCGGCGCCGCGCTCGGCCTTTACTTGATGGGCATCGAACGCGTCTACTGTTCGTCGATGCCGTGCGGACGCGGCTTCATCGATGCGAGCCACGGCCGCATGCCGTCGCCGGCGCCTGCGACGCTCGAGTTGCTGCGCGGCGCGCCGACGTACGACGTCGACGTCGACGGCGAACTCGTCACGCCGACCGGCGCCGCGATCCTCTCGACGATCGCATCGTTCGAGCCGCGTCCGCCGATGGTCGTCGACGGCATCGGCTACGGCGCGGGCAGATCGGAATTCCCATTTCCGAACGTCCTGCGCGTGCTCGTCGGCGAGACCGTGCAGTCGCATGCCGGGGTTGACGGCGGATCGGGCAGCGACGTCACCGTGCTCGAGACCAACATCGACGACATGAGCCCGCAGCTCTACGAGCACGCGATAGAGCGGATATTCGCCGCCGGCGCGCTCGACGCGTGGACCCATCCGGTGCAGATGAAGAAAGGTAGGCCGGGCACGCAGCTCTGCGTCATCGCGCCGCCCGAGCGTGCCGATGCGGTGTCGAGCGCGATGCTCGCGGAGACGACGACGATCGGCGTGCGGCGGTGGAACGTCGCCCGCGACACGCTCGCGCGCGAAGAGCACGTCGTGACGACCGCGCTCGGGCCGGTTCGCGTCAAACTCGTGCGAGCGCCGTCGGGGCCGCGCGCCCGCCCGGAGTTCGACGACTGTCTCGCCATCGCGCAGAAGAACGGCACGACGCTCGCCGAGATAATGCGGCGCGTCGAAGCCGACGTCGACGAATGGCTCGCGAGCCGCTCACCATGA
- the larE gene encoding ATP-dependent sacrificial sulfur transferase LarE: MTERQLEAAIAPLRRVIVAYSGGVDSAVVLAAASRALREDVLAVTASSASVAQGEVESAASLARELGVTHEIIETREFDDPRYRANAPDRCYHCKSELYSALSLVASQRGYEAVLDGTNADDGKAALDLRPGQAAARKFGVRSPLAQLGIGKAEVRAIAARYGLRVADKPATPCLSSRVPHGTRIEIDDLRRIDLAERYLRANGFSTVRVRHFGATARVEVPLEDVERMRGLKERAGRAFAAVGYVNIDIDERGYRTGSLNE, encoded by the coding sequence ATGACGGAACGACAGCTCGAAGCGGCGATCGCGCCGCTGCGACGCGTCATCGTCGCGTACTCCGGCGGCGTCGACAGCGCCGTCGTCCTGGCCGCCGCGTCGCGCGCACTCCGCGAAGACGTGCTTGCAGTGACGGCCTCGTCGGCGTCGGTCGCGCAGGGTGAGGTGGAGAGCGCGGCGTCTCTTGCGCGCGAGCTCGGCGTCACGCACGAGATCATCGAGACGCGCGAATTCGACGACCCCCGTTATCGGGCGAACGCGCCGGACCGGTGCTACCACTGCAAATCGGAGTTGTACTCCGCGCTATCGCTCGTCGCGTCGCAGCGAGGGTACGAAGCCGTCCTCGATGGCACGAACGCCGATGACGGGAAAGCGGCGCTCGATCTGCGTCCTGGTCAAGCCGCCGCGCGGAAGTTCGGCGTACGCAGTCCGCTCGCCCAGCTGGGCATCGGAAAAGCGGAAGTGCGCGCGATCGCAGCGCGCTACGGTCTACGCGTGGCGGACAAGCCGGCGACGCCGTGCCTGTCGTCACGCGTGCCGCACGGCACCCGCATCGAGATCGACGACCTCCGTCGCATCGACCTAGCCGAGCGCTACTTGCGCGCGAACGGATTCTCGACCGTGCGCGTCCGCCATTTCGGCGCGACCGCGCGCGTCGAAGTCCCTCTCGAGGACGTCGAACGGATGCGCGGCCTAAAGGAGCGAGCCGGGCGCGCATTCGCCGCCGTCGGCTACGTGAATATCGACATCGATGAGCGGGGCTACCGTACCGGCAGCCTCAACGAGTGA
- a CDS encoding SDR family oxidoreductase — MKVLVTGGAGYIGVVLCERLLEAGHQVRVLDRLYWGTKPIEHIADRIELIHADVRDFDDRALDGVDGVVHLAGLSNDPTAEYNPSANWEMNAVATETLAAACKRCGVGRLTFGSSASIYDGLGDGLFDETTKVSPRGAYSRSKFGAEQHLMRAADGRFAPVILRQGTVYGYSPRMRLDLVVNTFIKDALLRERLYLHGGGWMWRPLVDVTDVAEAHLRCLEAPASAVGGQIFNVVHENHQIRQLAMLVAGSLSLHHRHVRLESAPVPSINRNYRCENRKLQDAIGFTPRVTVLESIERILSFLPIDDPIELAHPRYYNIAWMTMIDEVIGTHGAFADVWSARRREPSESPAL; from the coding sequence ATGAAAGTGCTGGTCACGGGCGGCGCCGGATATATCGGCGTCGTGCTTTGCGAGCGGTTGCTCGAAGCCGGTCATCAAGTGCGCGTCCTCGATAGGCTCTATTGGGGCACAAAGCCGATCGAGCACATCGCCGACCGAATCGAGCTCATCCACGCCGACGTCCGCGATTTCGACGATCGGGCGCTCGATGGGGTCGACGGCGTCGTCCATCTCGCAGGCCTCTCGAACGACCCGACTGCGGAGTACAATCCGTCGGCGAACTGGGAGATGAACGCCGTCGCGACGGAGACGCTCGCCGCGGCGTGCAAGCGCTGCGGTGTCGGCCGGCTCACGTTCGGATCGAGTGCGTCGATCTACGACGGCCTAGGCGACGGGCTATTCGACGAGACGACGAAGGTCTCGCCGCGGGGCGCGTATTCGCGCTCGAAGTTCGGAGCCGAGCAGCATCTGATGCGCGCGGCGGACGGCCGCTTCGCTCCCGTCATCTTGCGCCAAGGCACGGTCTACGGCTACAGCCCGCGGATGCGCCTCGACCTTGTCGTCAACACGTTCATCAAGGATGCGCTCCTGCGCGAACGGTTGTATCTGCACGGCGGCGGGTGGATGTGGCGACCGCTCGTCGACGTCACCGACGTCGCCGAAGCGCACTTGCGCTGCCTCGAGGCGCCGGCGAGCGCGGTCGGCGGTCAGATCTTCAACGTCGTGCACGAGAACCATCAGATCCGCCAGCTCGCGATGCTCGTCGCCGGATCGCTGTCGCTCCATCACCGCCATGTCCGTCTCGAAAGCGCGCCGGTTCCGAGCATCAATCGCAATTATCGCTGCGAGAACCGCAAGCTGCAAGATGCGATCGGCTTCACGCCCCGCGTCACCGTGCTCGAATCGATCGAGCGCATCCTGAGCTTCCTGCCGATCGACGATCCGATCGAGCTCGCACATCCGCGCTACTACAACATCGCGTGGATGACGATGATCGACGAGGTCATCGGCACGCACGGCGCGTTCGCCGACGTATGGTCGGCTCGCCGTCGCGAGCCAAGCGAGTCTCCCGCCTTGTAG
- a CDS encoding PLP-dependent aminotransferase family protein: protein MSIAARGASGEDEPSAFRFAARMSGLKASAIREILKVTEMPDVISFAGGLPAPELFPVEQFARACQEVLAEDGPAAMQYSVTEGYLPLRRWVAANLLETIHLRCDADDVLIISGSQQGLDLIGKVLLDPGDYVVIENPAYLGAIQAFDAYQARYLNVATDDDGILTDDLVRVLAQAPQRPKLLYLVPNFQNPSGITLSLSRRQEVIAICDRFGVPIFEDDPYGRLRYSGEHLPSLAALAEGRNCIYMSTVSKTIAPGMRVAWLVIRDRGLYERVLPAKQAADLHTSSFTQRAVYAYARKPGVLDAHVKQMLPVYAKRRDVMLKALADLMPDGCTWTHPDGGLFLWARTPDRVDTQELLSMATSSKVAFVPGAPFWVNRDVRNTMRLNFSNATEDMIVEGVRRLGDLVEGYLARAR, encoded by the coding sequence ATGTCGATTGCCGCCCGTGGCGCTTCCGGCGAAGACGAACCATCCGCGTTTCGATTCGCCGCGCGGATGAGCGGCCTCAAGGCCAGCGCCATCCGCGAGATCCTCAAAGTCACGGAGATGCCCGACGTCATCTCCTTCGCCGGCGGCCTCCCGGCGCCCGAGCTCTTCCCCGTCGAGCAGTTCGCGCGCGCGTGCCAAGAGGTGCTCGCAGAAGACGGGCCGGCGGCGATGCAGTACAGCGTCACCGAAGGCTACCTTCCCTTGCGCCGCTGGGTCGCGGCGAATCTGCTCGAGACGATCCACCTGCGTTGCGACGCCGACGACGTCCTGATCATCAGCGGATCGCAGCAAGGGCTCGACCTCATCGGCAAGGTGCTGCTCGATCCAGGCGACTACGTCGTCATCGAAAATCCGGCGTATCTCGGCGCGATCCAAGCGTTCGACGCGTATCAGGCGCGCTATCTCAACGTCGCGACCGACGACGACGGGATCCTCACCGACGACCTCGTGCGGGTCCTCGCGCAGGCGCCGCAGCGGCCGAAGCTGCTCTATCTCGTTCCGAACTTCCAGAACCCGAGCGGCATCACGCTCTCGCTTTCCAGGCGCCAAGAAGTCATCGCCATCTGCGACCGCTTCGGCGTGCCGATCTTCGAAGACGACCCGTACGGCCGCTTGCGCTATTCCGGCGAACATCTGCCTTCGCTCGCCGCGCTCGCCGAGGGACGCAACTGTATATACATGAGCACGGTGAGCAAGACGATCGCCCCAGGCATGCGCGTCGCGTGGCTCGTCATCCGAGACCGCGGGCTCTACGAGCGCGTGCTCCCTGCGAAGCAAGCCGCAGACCTGCATACCTCGAGCTTCACGCAACGCGCGGTGTACGCGTACGCTCGCAAGCCCGGGGTCCTCGACGCGCACGTCAAGCAGATGCTTCCCGTCTACGCGAAACGCCGCGACGTCATGCTCAAAGCGCTCGCCGATCTCATGCCCGACGGGTGCACGTGGACGCATCCGGATGGCGGCCTTTTCCTCTGGGCGCGCACGCCCGATCGCGTCGACACGCAAGAACTGCTCTCGATGGCGACGTCGTCGAAGGTCGCGTTCGTACCCGGAGCGCCTTTCTGGGTGAATCGTGACGTTCGCAACACGATGCGGCTCAATTTCAGCAACGCGACCGAGGACATGATCGTCGAGGGCGTTCGCCGGCTCGGCGACCTCGTCGAGGGTTATCTCGCACGCGCTCGCTGA
- a CDS encoding oligosaccharide flippase family protein, with translation MDPSGQRPVANDDAIATKRGGFHWPTFAADALLVWGGGLLANILNYVYHFVLSRALGPDAYGSLATLLAITMIVGVLGSSVGTLAMQETARLWVTHRDGAIAAFGRTVLRSAVLIGGVVGIIMALVAIPLSAYLHVTDRLAWAFLIVSLVAGIVAGAARGSIQGAHRFVGYSSSLVAECAVKLIFGVVLVRAGLSVGGAMGGVAGGLLAGIAVALASLFSTRKQSEDDYRSEPYGAPAFALLTINAASMALLYVDTVFAKHALSGVAAGEYTAAGLVARIIPFGIGLVVPLVMPKAAAARHVDRAALGRLLAVAFGIGVGGILVVLAIVEIWPTSIVHVTFGAAYSQAALILRLYAIDGALLALGMLGSSYLVAVGDYRIGKWMVGSLALQAAAMALYGTTPESLIAIAAGGNALIVPVVAVLVASSLRGTPQAPAPRRAETKHSRPERV, from the coding sequence ATGGACCCGTCTGGTCAAAGACCGGTCGCAAACGATGACGCGATAGCGACGAAGCGAGGCGGATTCCACTGGCCGACGTTCGCCGCCGACGCACTGCTCGTCTGGGGCGGCGGCTTGCTGGCCAACATCCTCAACTACGTCTACCATTTCGTCTTGTCGCGCGCGCTCGGGCCGGACGCGTACGGTTCGCTCGCGACGCTGCTCGCGATCACGATGATCGTCGGCGTGCTCGGGTCGTCGGTCGGCACCCTGGCGATGCAAGAGACCGCGCGGTTGTGGGTCACGCACCGCGACGGCGCGATCGCGGCGTTCGGTCGAACCGTGCTCCGTTCGGCCGTGCTCATCGGGGGCGTCGTCGGCATCATCATGGCACTCGTCGCGATACCGCTGTCCGCCTATCTCCATGTGACCGACCGCCTCGCGTGGGCGTTCCTCATTGTCTCGCTCGTCGCCGGCATCGTCGCGGGCGCGGCGCGGGGATCGATCCAGGGGGCTCACCGTTTCGTCGGATATTCGTCCTCGCTCGTCGCCGAATGCGCGGTCAAGCTGATCTTCGGCGTCGTCTTGGTCCGCGCCGGTTTGTCGGTCGGCGGTGCGATGGGCGGCGTCGCCGGCGGACTCTTGGCCGGCATCGCGGTCGCGCTCGCGTCGCTCTTCTCGACGCGCAAGCAGTCCGAAGACGACTATCGCTCCGAACCCTACGGCGCGCCGGCGTTCGCGCTGCTGACGATCAACGCCGCATCGATGGCGCTGCTCTACGTCGATACGGTGTTCGCGAAACACGCGCTTTCGGGGGTCGCGGCCGGCGAGTACACGGCGGCAGGTCTTGTCGCGCGGATCATACCCTTCGGGATCGGGCTCGTCGTGCCGCTCGTCATGCCGAAAGCCGCGGCGGCGCGTCACGTCGATCGCGCCGCTCTCGGACGTTTGCTCGCGGTCGCGTTCGGTATCGGCGTGGGCGGTATACTCGTCGTGCTCGCGATCGTCGAGATATGGCCGACGTCGATCGTCCACGTCACGTTCGGCGCGGCATACTCGCAAGCCGCACTCATACTGCGGCTGTATGCGATCGACGGCGCGCTGCTCGCGCTGGGGATGCTCGGATCGTCGTACCTCGTCGCCGTCGGAGATTATCGCATCGGCAAATGGATGGTGGGTTCTCTAGCGCTGCAAGCCGCCGCCATGGCGTTATATGGCACGACGCCGGAGTCGCTCATCGCGATCGCCGCAGGCGGCAACGCGCTCATCGTTCCCGTCGTTGCCGTATTGGTCGCAAGCAGCCTTCGCGGCACGCCGCAGGCGCCTGCACCCCGGCGCGCCGAAACCAAGCATTCCCGACCGGAGCGCGTATGA
- a CDS encoding aspartate aminotransferase family protein codes for MSDVFYRKLHKQLPVIVKGEGVWLTDAAGKRYLDASGGAMVCNVGHGVADIADAIAAQARKIAYVNGTQFTNEPVEELATMLAARAPWAAFKSYFLSSGSEAVEAALKLARQYHVERGDLARKTIIARTPGYHGNTLLALSASAREHYRRVYAPWLLDVVMIDAPYPYRAGPLGEASPAMTGDALETAILSAGPGNVAAFIAEPIGGSSTGASVPPAGYYARVREICDRFGVLFIADEVLTGAGRTGKFFALEHFRTRDGKPVVPDIITLGKGLNGGYAALSAVMATSAVVETIAKSGGDFQHAQTYSHHPVAAAAGVATLGYIERNDLVERAATMGTRLLQRLRDATSSSDGAELVGDVRGVGMLAAVELVADTQTKRPFPRDMKVAETLVASALERGLVLWPNVGHADGHDGDLIMIAPAFTLTASELDELCARLSDALAACASKLRKNVTM; via the coding sequence ATGAGCGACGTCTTCTATAGGAAGCTGCACAAGCAGCTCCCGGTGATCGTCAAAGGTGAAGGCGTTTGGCTGACGGACGCCGCCGGCAAGCGTTATCTCGACGCAAGCGGCGGCGCGATGGTGTGCAACGTCGGACACGGCGTCGCCGACATCGCAGACGCGATCGCGGCGCAAGCCCGCAAGATTGCCTACGTAAACGGAACCCAATTCACGAACGAGCCGGTCGAAGAGCTCGCGACGATGCTCGCTGCGCGAGCGCCATGGGCGGCGTTTAAATCGTATTTCCTCTCGAGCGGGTCCGAGGCCGTCGAAGCAGCGCTCAAGCTCGCGCGCCAATACCATGTCGAGCGCGGCGATCTCGCGCGCAAGACGATCATCGCACGCACGCCCGGTTATCATGGCAACACGCTGCTCGCGCTCTCGGCGTCGGCGCGCGAACATTATCGCCGCGTGTACGCGCCGTGGCTTCTCGACGTCGTCATGATCGACGCGCCGTATCCATACCGCGCAGGTCCACTCGGCGAAGCATCGCCGGCGATGACCGGCGACGCGCTCGAGACCGCGATCCTCTCAGCCGGACCCGGCAACGTCGCGGCGTTCATCGCCGAGCCGATCGGCGGCTCGTCGACCGGCGCGTCGGTGCCGCCGGCGGGCTACTACGCGCGCGTCCGCGAGATCTGCGACCGCTTCGGCGTGCTCTTCATCGCCGATGAAGTGCTCACCGGCGCCGGACGCACCGGCAAGTTCTTCGCGCTCGAACACTTCCGGACGCGCGACGGCAAGCCGGTCGTGCCGGACATCATCACGCTCGGCAAAGGACTGAACGGCGGATACGCAGCGCTGTCGGCGGTCATGGCGACATCCGCGGTCGTCGAGACGATCGCGAAAAGCGGCGGCGATTTCCAGCATGCGCAGACGTATTCGCACCACCCCGTCGCCGCCGCCGCCGGCGTCGCGACGCTCGGATATATCGAGCGGAACGACCTGGTCGAGCGCGCGGCGACGATGGGCACCCGCTTGCTGCAGCGGCTTCGCGATGCCACGTCGTCGAGCGATGGGGCCGAGCTCGTCGGGGACGTCCGCGGCGTCGGGATGCTCGCGGCGGTCGAGCTCGTCGCCGATACGCAGACGAAGCGACCATTTCCACGCGACATGAAGGTGGCTGAGACGCTCGTGGCAAGCGCCCTCGAACGCGGGCTCGTGCTTTGGCCGAACGTCGGGCACGCCGACGGCCACGACGGAGACCTCATCATGATCGCCCCCGCGTTCACGCTGACGGCGAGCGAGCTCGACGAGCTTTGCGCCAGGTTGAGCGACGCGCTTGCGGCATGCGCGTCCAAACTGCGCAAAAACGTAACTATGTAG